From one Plasmodium knowlesi strain H genome assembly, chromosome: 11 genomic stretch:
- a CDS encoding trafficking protein particle complex subunit 6A, putative — protein sequence MTEGMLSKSTLLLLIYEIIKLNNEILRKNEFELSNDVSDDENVVRESTEKRLPYGMEEIEAEQGASPQEQDNISGGPHDRLNGDVLGDGDASTNALKPSGTSKNGPTYPSQSVKEKKISNILSGKLKGMGKDIGRKLIERVLIYKNDFSDLKDIAKLIGRDVWIILFNKNVDKIQTYKKGVYVLTDNDIGSYLNHLLLDNDTNQKSNFTHYVLVLILGIIKGILNRFRMKGSVTYTLDYPTCSFQINIIDD from the exons aATAATGAAATTTTACGGAAGAATGAATTTGAATTAAGTAACGATGTTTCTGATGATGAAAACGTTGTTAGGGAgtcaacagaaaaaaggttACCCTATGGAATGGAGGAGATAGAAGCAGAACAAGGAGCCTCCCCCCAGGAGCAGGATAATATTAGCGGAGGGCCTCATGACCGTCTGAATGGAGATGTTCTGGGAGATGGCGACGCCTCCACGAACGCGCTTAAGCCAAGTGGCACAAGCAAGAACGGCCCAACGTACCCATCGCAgagtgtaaaggaaaaaaagatatcTAACATTTTATCGGGGAAATTAAAAGGCATGGGAAAAGACATCGGTAGGAAGCTCATCGAGAGAGTTCTCATTTACAAAAACGACTTTAGTGATCTTAAGGACATTGCCAAACTAATCGGGAGAGATGTGTGgataattttgtttaataaaaatgtcgATAAAATACAGACctacaaaaaaggggtgtATGTGCTTACCGACAACGATATAGGCTCTTACCTAAACCATTTACTTCTTGACAACGACACGAACCAAAAGTCCAACTTTACTCACTACGTCCTTGTACTTATACTTGGCATTATCAAAGGAATTCTGAATCGGTTCCGCATGAAGGGTTCTGTTACCTACACATTGGACTACCCCACTT GCTCCTtccaaataaatataattgaTGATTAA